A window of Clostridium taeniosporum genomic DNA:
ACAGTGATTTTAACTTTGTCTCCCGCTAACAAGAATTTTCTAGCATTTTTTGCTTTTATAGCAATATCATGTTCTTCTATTGTAAGACTTACTCTTACTTCTTTAATACTTACTACTTTTTGTTTCTTTTTAGCTTCTTTTTCTTTTTTAGATTGTTCATATATGAACTTACCAAAGTCCATTATTTTACACACTGGAGGGTTTGCATTTGGTGAAATCATCACTAAATCTAATTCTTGTTCCTCAGCCATTCTCATAGCTTCTCTTGATGAAATTACACCTAGTTGTTCTCCATCATTTGCAATTGCTCTTACTTCTCTTTGTCTTATTTGTTCATTAATAAAATAATCTTTACTAATACTTTTCA
This region includes:
- the infC gene encoding translation initiation factor IF-3 produces the protein MKSISKDYFINEQIRQREVRAIANDGEQLGVISSREAMRMAEEQELDLVMISPNANPPVCKIMDFGKFIYEQSKKEKEAKKKQKVVSIKEVRVSLTIEEHDIAIKAKNARKFLLAGDKVKITVRFRGREMELTHLGAKILDNFANKLQDVCQIEKPAKREGRNMIMVLGPKKG